Proteins found in one Magnolia sinica isolate HGM2019 chromosome 5, MsV1, whole genome shotgun sequence genomic segment:
- the LOC131247336 gene encoding NDR1/HIN1-like protein 13: MCHDNENRQEQQGQQQQQHQHQHQHQEPRTYPRLKNRPMGRRTNSITWLIAIFCTILWVIIILGGLTILIVYLVFRPRSPQFDIASATLNAAYLDMGSFLNADLTILTNFSNPNKKVDVSFDYLVIDLYHGYTLIATTSIDPFSESRRESVLRDVHFISSQVSLPPEDRKRLQSEIESNMVMFDIKGSFRTKSKFRNFLQFSYWLHGRCSIVIGGPPTGVLSSCKCRTKR, from the coding sequence ATGTGCCATGACAATGAAAACCGTCAAGAACAACAAgggcaacagcagcagcaacatcaacatcaacatcaacaccAAGAGCCACGAACCTACCCTCGTCTCAAGAACCGTCCGATGGGACGCCGAACTAACTCCATCACATGGTTGATCGCCATTTTCTGCACGATATTATGGGTGATCATCATCCTAGGTGGTCTAACCATCCTCATCGTGTACCTCGTCTTCCGGCCGCGGAGCCCACAATTCGACATCGCCAGCGCTACACTCAATGCTGCCTACCTTGACATGGGTTCCTTCCTCAATGCCGATCTCACCATCCTCACCAACTTCTCCAACCCAAACAAGAAGGTCGACGTCTCCTTTGACTACTTAGTCATCGACCTCTACCACGGCTACACGCTCATTGCCACCACCTCCATCGATCCCTTTTCCGAGAGCAGGCGAGAGAGTGTGCTTCGAGATGTCCACTTCATCTCTAGTCAGGTTAGCCTCCCACCAGAAGACAGAAAACGGCTTCAAAGCGAGATAGAGAGCAATATGGTCATGTTCGACATCAAGGGGTCATTCCGAACAAAATCCAAGTTTCGGAATTTCTTGCAATTCTCGTACTGGTTGCATGGGCGATGTAGTATTGTGATTGGCGGCCCGCCTACTGGGGTCCTAAGTTCATGTAAATGCAGGACAAAGCGATGA